The Salvia miltiorrhiza cultivar Shanhuang (shh) chromosome 2, IMPLAD_Smil_shh, whole genome shotgun sequence DNA window TTACCCAACAGTATAAACCTTTACTAGTTTAGATGTGTCACAGACAACTAGATTTTCATACATATCATACATATTCAAATCACCAACACATATAATACATCATTATAGCAACTCATGAACTTCTCAAAACATGTAACCTGCTGAATGGACGAGCTGCTGCTGGGTCTGCCGGACTGGAGAAAGGGAGGGAGGCGCCGGTGAgagaggcagcggcgccggtGCAAGGGGCGAGCTCGAGCGTTGCTGCTACTGGGACGAGCTGCTGCTGCCGAGCGCTGCTGGGACTGCCGGACTGGAGAAAGGGAGGGAGGCGCCGGTGggagaggcagcggcgccggtGCAAGGGACGAGCTcgaccgctgctgctgctgggacgagctgctgctgctgctcgagcGCTGCTGGGAGTCTGGGACTGCCGCCTGCTGGACTGGAGAAAGGGAGGGAGGCGCCGGTGggagaggcagcggcgccggtGGGAGGCGGGGATGAGAATAGCCGACAGAATAGGAAGAGAGGCGAGAGAGCGGCTGGACTGGATGGAACAGTTTGGAAATTCGAACTTGGATGAAGTGGCGGAAACCCTAACCTAAATGACtaactattttttaattaattaattaattaaattaaaaaaaccagttaatcggtttaaccggttaaccgaccggttaaaccggTTAACAGTGAGAgtactaaccgataaccgaaccgagaAAAACCGGTTTTCGattaaccgataaccggttttttcggttcggttacggttttaaCCGAAAAACCGGCACCGAATTACCACCCCTACTTGTTGGGGTGTTAATTTTGTTGATTGAATTATTCAAGTCAAAGTTGcgatttgttatattttaacttattttgtGGATGCAGTCTGTTAACATTTGTATCGCAGCacgcaacttttttttttagttcgAATCAGATTTAGTGTTTTTGTTCCAGAAAATGACACCATTTGATAACACATAATCaatttctcattttcaattaCCAAATCAATCGCATTAAgttcatatttattttcattcaaAGGTAATTTTCAGCACAAACAAAGGAAAGATacacaaaatcaaatttatgAGAATAAACATCAcaacaaaattgaaaaatagagaCAACAAAGAAGTGGGataaattttcaacaaatttcATAATCTAACAAAAACCGAAACGTAATACTTTATGGAGATCTATTACCATATAATAGAGTACAATTCCAACCATAAAACAAAGGACGATACACAAAACCAAAGGTAAATAAAAAGTATACCGAAGATACCATCGACCATTCCCTCACATGAACTTACCAACAAAAAATCCAACAATAAGTAATAATATGGACATAAACAATATAACTGTGTGAAATTCTAAATAACCACGGGTCAGTGACAATCCAATCCATCGTCCCTTGTACCTCGCTCCAAGACCCGCGCACAACAAAATCATATGTCCATGTCCACAACTACATAAAGGAGAAGTCGTTGATATCCCAGTTTCAGCATCCATCTGTCAACACAGACCATGATTTTAAATTCTATTTACTAATAGCAAACAAACATAATAAATACATAAGCATCTAAAAGATAGGCTGTTATTTCAACTAAATTCTATAATAACAAATAATACAAAATCAATTTTCAGATTATTTACAAAGCAATAGCACATACACAATAGAAATAATCGGAAATAAAACACAAAGTAATGTCATAAATTCTATACACCACATGGTCAGGCATTCGGTTCAAAAAACTgaaagaacttattttttatacaTAACAACACATACCAACATCATACATAACAACACAAAAAACGATGTCATTTATATATGTCAGGTGTATTTACAAAAACAATTTTCAGATTATTTAAAAAGCAgtagaacaaaaacaaaacactattaaatttataaagttGAAAGGCAGTTTTCACCTAGTGTTCATTCACGTAATGCAGCCACATTTCGTCAGCCAATGCATCTCTTGAGGCATTCCATTGAGGAGAATTCTCTACGGTGTCAATGAACTCCTCAGGCTCTAATTGAAAGTTAGTAGCATTAGTGTTTGCCATCTCATCAAACTGTGCCTCTAGAGGATCATTTGGCATTTCCGTGCGGATAAAATTGTTAATTAAAAATGTAGCCATTATTAATCTATTCTGGATTTTAATTGGATAAAAAGTGGTGGAACGGAGAATGCCCCACCGCATTTTCATTAGTCCAAACGCCCTCTCTATCACATTCCGGGCCTTGCTATGCCTCAAGTTAAAGAGCTCTTCCTTGTTTTGGGGTCTAGCAGCAGTGGAACCCCACTCTTTCAGGTGGTATCTAACTCCTTTGTAAGGCATTAGAAAACCATCACTGTTTGCGTAACTATTGTCACACAAATAGTAATTTCCTATAGAGGTCCCAATAAACCAACAAACAAGTTAATTATAGACAACTATTCTGataaattctattttataaaCGAACATGTCTACATTTGATAAGAATAAATGATTGTACATGTATAGTTACCCTGAGGAACTTTAAGACCGCGGGGTCTGTTAAGGGCGTCCCTTAATATTCTAGAATTCGTGGAAGAACTTTCCCAACCAGATAAAATGTAAACAAACTTCATATCCCGATCGCATACACCTAAAATATTAGTTGAAATTTGTCATTTCCTTGTTCTGTATCGTGCTTTGTCATTATTGCTCACTGTGACATTAATGTATGTGTCGTCTAACGCCCCTAAACAGCCTTAAGAATATCATACATTCCAAAACGAGTTAGTAATACATAAAACGAGGGACGATATGACTACATTAACATGTCTACATTTGTGACCTACCTACCTTAAACCATTGCCACCGCGGCTCTGTGCAATCATCGGGAATAGCCTCAGGTTTAGATAGAAAAAATTGGtgcaacttcaaaattgccccTAATACAGCATATACGTAATATGATATTGTCTGCTCGGGCCtccaaaaatcaaatcttacaaccttattttttttatgatgtgCTAGGACAGACAAGAACATAGTTTCTTGTTCTTCGACACTTACATAACGACCCTGAACTAAACCCCTTAGTTCCATAATATGTGGCACAACCGTCCAAATGTGTTACAGTCCATACGCAAATTGGCAATGCAATCAATGTCATTGGTATCTATCATCCGCCCTAAATGCTTCGTTTGGTCAGGAATTCGGCTATtcatctcatattttaatacACCATTCGcacattttcttttatttgatcTAGACTCAGCAAAATAAGTAATTACAAGGGTCATCTTAAGAATATGCAGTCGCGTTATTTCTTGCAATAACAAGAGCAAAATATCGCTCAAACGTGCTCTTTCTCCACCAGGCATTTAATGTCAAAGTTTAGTTGATATCAGTAATCTGCAATGAACcatgaatttaaaaaatttgagtTGATATGAATAATATCCATCAAAACAACATCGTCTTTCATTCGAGCAAGGGTCTGAAGGAGAaagattttcaaattttggccaaGCACGCTGTGAAGGCTCATTTAGTATAGTGAGTGTGCTCCAAGCACCTACACACTCTTAAGTCCTAAATAAATGAAAGACCGCAAGGTAATGGGTTTCAGGGGTAAAAACATGCAACAAAGCAACtgatttccattttatttaatcGTATTTCAGGGAAATATAACTGTTTGGGTATATTTTTCCTCTATTTCAAAACATATGCATCAAAGAATACCTAAATAAATAGTTGAGATTTCATAAAGAATTTTAACTCAACCCACCCACCCAACACACATGAATCAAAACAGTAACGCAACGATCAGATAACATCTCTTAAAAGACCATGCTTTTCTTATATTTGACATAACACTACTCAATGTCCGACAATATCAATAAGTTTAATCGCCGCCAAACAAATTGAATCAACTAATAACGGTTGAATACATGATAAAAGCTCTTCAAATTTCAGAGCAGAAAACACTTTTGGGAAACAAGATTAGATTTTTTAATATGGATCATAGTTGAAACTACCCATCATCCAATTGATTGAAATATAGCCTGAGTCTATTTATATGTAACAGATTTCGCCTTCAAGCTGTTAAGTGTCATCCATCCCTATCCTCATAAGCATTTCAAAACCGTGTAATCGTAACATCAAGCTTTAGTTCCATCaaatataaacaaaatcatATATCATAACTAATCTACTGCCCAACAAAGCACCAGAACAGACAACAAAACACTGATAGCTTCACCTTAtttctgtaaaaaaaaaaaacactcatTTTGTAGACAACTTTTAGAGAATTGTGAGAGTAAGCCACCTAGTTTGTACAGTAAAATGGTAACAGGCAAGCTATGGAAGTCTTCTATACCCAACGGAAATAGATAAAGCAAATTCCATTACCTATTATAACTAAACATATTACATTGGAATATACCATTCTTTTAGAAATTCTTTTACTACTTATGTCAgattaattaaatatgaaatgaTATATAAAACATTCCCCCCGAGCAACATATTCGAAGTCTCCAAGTAAGTGATCAATATTGAAAAATTGCCTCATAATAAATAtcgatatttatttataaaaaaattacttccAGCCTCAGATATGGCACTCATGGAGTGATCAGAAACAGTTGAAGATTCAGAACTCAGCTGAGAAAGTTGGCAATTAGATTTTGCACTAAGTtctacaattttatttttaacatatCTAGAGAACTCTGATATAACCATAAACAATATATGCAGCATATAACTTGTCGAGCATTAAGGAATTTTATAGAACAAATATCGCTCGGATTCTAATCAAATCCTTGTAGTAGCAAAATTAGTTTTAAAACCGCTCTCAAAGCATGCATAAACTTCAATAGATAAGTATTTGATGAAAATCTACCTTTGCAATTATGAATTTGAAAGGAGAATCTTCTGTGCAAGCAAGAAAAAGCTCCAACAGAAGTCACACCTAGAGCAAGATCAGAAACAACTTCGGCACATTATCAAACCACACTTAATCAGCATGTCAATACATCTAATTAGAACACATTAGTTACTAATGAAAATAACAATGTAACCAAAGACAATATTGACATGTTGTAAGAAGAAGAAAGCATTCCCATAATTTTATACTACAAATGATATTGCAAGTTACTATAAGACTCATCAAGAATTATTTGTTCGATAACAAGATGAAAAATTCATATTCCCGCAATTAGGGCGCGGGTTATATCGATCTAAtcgttaaaataaaaaacagcATAATTGTACAGAAGATTCTTGCTTGAAATTCAAAAACAACAGCCGTCACACATAGAGCAAGAAAATCATATTCCCGCAATTAGGGCGCGGGTTAAATCGATGTATTGGTtcatataaaaaataacatCTAACAACACAAATTCGTTTGAGTGATTTGAggaatgcaattttttttttgggaaatcTTGTTATAGCCctctttcataaaaacataagttttatagccctagtttataataaataagttatatagccattttaagtttaaaagactataacaccttttgacttttttgtactcgatggcatcatcgtgtacaccatcgagtactcgatggcgccatcgtgtacaccatcgagtactcgtggtgccatcgtgtacaccatcgagtacttcgaTTATTCGATAGTGTTGTAgaaaatcttcatttttttcattactcGATGATGTACAcgatggtgccatcgagtacaccatcgagtactcgaagtttcaaaaaagtcaaagggtgttattgtcttttaagcctaaaatggctatataacttatctattataaagtagggctataaaacttatgtttttaacaaaaatgGCTATATGTGATAATTTCCACTTGGGgccatcgagtacaccatcgagtactcgaagtttcaaaaaagtcaaagggtgttatagtcttttaagcctaaaatggctatataacttatctattataaagtagggctataaaacttatgtttttaacaaaaatgactatatgtgataattcccacttttttttaaaaaaacctaGTCTTTACAATCGATTTGTACTGAAATACATATCAAACACAatcgaataaaaaaaatgatttacgtATATACCACGTTACGATTCCGTCGTGAAAATTCTTCCAACACTTGCACCGCAAATCTTGCGTCGCGTTCTTCTTTCTCGATCACAGCAGATGACGCGTCGAGAACGACAGGATTGTGAAATAAGGAGACACCCAAATCTACGACTAGTAATATCTGAAATTGAGGGCGAAAATGAGATTTTCATTCAAGATAAAACTGGTGGTTTGCGTATCGGGGGGAAGGGGGAAGCGTATTCGTAAACGGGATTCATCTCTGTAAAGAGGCCCGAGCCTTTGCATAATGATGGGCTGCCTGTGTTACGCGCGAAGACACCAAACGCTCGTGAAAGCTGTATTAATATGCAAATACAACAAGAAACATGGTAGCAAACACGCCCTAAGATTGTAGCGTAAAGTAAAGTGAAGTAAAGTAAAGTAAAGTAAAGTGTGTGGACCCATATTTATTATAGTGCAAATTTACTGCTAAAAAATGAAACAGGCAAAGTCGGGATGTGGGACAAttcgaaaaataaattagaCAAAGTGGAGTGGTACAAAGGAAGTATAAAATTTGGTGTGTAAAATTGAGAGGATAGAAAAAATTTGGAGGTGAAAAACTCTTATTTCATACTCCCTTCATCCTATAATAGAGTGTATGATTGTTGGCGATATAAAtcctaatactccctccgtttcgcTAAAGTTGGCTCAATCCTTTTGAGCACAGAAACTAAAAAGAATGTGTAAATTGAATAAAAGTGATAGAGCCGACAACTTTTCAAGAGTTAAATATTGTCTTTTATTTAAATGAGTCAATTTATTGGGACATCCTAGAATAAAAAATCAAGTTATTTTTAGTGAGACGAGAGAATAAATGTTAGGTGAGTGTATTAGAAAGAGAAAGAGGTTCACTTTATTGTAAagtataaatacaaaataaagaATTGATGGAGTAatatcaaaaaataataaattcacaCTCTTATAAAATATGAGACGTTCTAAAATGGAAAGAAATGCATATTCTTATGGAATAGTGAGAgtgttatatataaatttattaatatatattttataaacttaAAAGACCTatgagttattattattattattagggtgtGTATTTTTTATCtctttgaataaaataataatataataaagtataaatttattattttaatgtgaatcataattttttatattttatttaatttaaataataatatatttattcacttTATAAAAGTGGTAGTAAATAGTAATAATGCAAAGTTGGTAAATGAAGCTTATGCCTAGTGCAAAAATAGAAACAGCTCCCGAAATAAGGTTTTAGCAACAAAAAGAAGGCAAAGAGGCAAAAACGGTAAAACCCTCGCCGGAGCAAAATGGAGCAAGTAATCGTCGCGCTGAACAGGGTGGCCAGCAGCAACTTCGTTGTCAACACGTTTATGGGCGCCATCTTCTGCGTTCTGGCAGGGAGGTCGTGGGCTCAGGGCCAGACCGTGCGGGCGCTCGAGGAGGAGAACGAGGCACTGCTCAAATCAAACAAGCAGATGAAGAGCACGATCTGGGAATGGAAGCAGACGCTCTACGCGGAGGCAAAAGCTAATCCCAAGAAAGCTCTCGTCCCCCTTTCCACCCTCCAGACTATCTACGGCGATGTTGTTAGTCCAGTCCCCGAATCTGGTAATTTCACTTTCCGCATTTATTTCGCGCCTGCGTTCTGTTCCGATGCTTCATTGATGTGATGCGAGTGGTGCAATTGGAGGTCTATTATACCTAGGGcgttattgattttatttgatcaagCTCAAGTGTGGATGATCAATTGCATATGTTTGTAATTTGATATCATATGGCAAGTGCGAGAGAAATGCTTATAATTCTGGGAAATATGTGTTAATTTTGGGCCCATTTGCTCGGTATTTGAGGATTTAGCTAATTCAAAACCGTGTTGGGTGAAGCAAGTAGTAACGTAAACACTAAACCCATTGTATCCGACTATCCGTTACTGTTATGTTAGggggtgtttggctaaacttatttAGAGAGCTCATAAGCTCcaatagcttataagatgtttaaaGAGCTTAAAACAtgcctaagtaaaaaaaaaaaaaaaaaaagagcttgTAAGATGTAATGTctagagtttataagttgtcaaatgTATTTAGAcgattgagcttataagctaaaaaGAGAATTATGAGTTAGAGAGGGAAAATTCAACAAAGATGAAATTGGAGGGGTAAAagatgaaaataacaaaaaagagaattgtgagttagagagagaaaattcaaCAAAGATAAAATTGGAGGGGTAAAAGATGAAAATAACAAACCATAGCCGGagtatatttgtaaaatgattgttgcttataagattatgaaaaaataggTTGGGGATGAGGAACTTGTATGTTGGGAAGTTTATAAGCTATTGGAGCTTAATTTTACAGCATATAAGTTATTaagtttaggagcttattttgtcaaatacttCTCAAAAAACTGttttaaggagcttataagctcggTCAAGCTTCCCCTTAAGCAATTGATAATTTGCTTCTCAGAGGAGATTGCAATAATTGCTGTTCCTCGCTTAATTGAGTCTAACTAGTTCAAAGAAAGGGGGGAGATAGTATGAAGGGGATAGATCATCCGCAGCAAAATCAATGGTAATGGTGTAGATAGTAGAAGCAGACACTGAAAAAgccatataaaaataaaattagaagtAGACATGATTATGGTAGATTTGAACACTTCCAAGCATGATATGGGTGACCAACTACAGTTGGAAAATGGAGAAGTATCTTGCCTTGTAAAATTGAACAGCTGAAGTTGGACGACAGTGAAGTTTTGGGTAGCTTTAGTAAACAAAAGGTATGAATTAAGCAGAAAAAATTTGCCTTTGAACGTTTGTAGCTTCAAGGGTCAAACTAGTCCAAAGAGGAGCTGAAAACTCATTGGTGTGTTAAACAGAATAAAGTTATGCAGTCATAGTTTTCATAATTTGATTTAAACAAATGGAGGCTATTGTGATTGGTGTCGTGGCCGAGGTAGTTCTCAGATATGTCTTTTTTTGGTACACATAAGGCCCTTTAAAAACTAGAATTCCAGAATATCATCAGATTTGAAGGAAAtttagaaaggaaaaaaaaagcaTCTGCTGTTTAACTAACTATTTCATGCCCATgggaaaagaaaaacataattttttttggttggTTCTATATGATTACATCATTTTTGTACAAATTTAGGTGCCATGGATCGATAAAAGAGGTAAGTATTAAGCGACGAGGAGTTCAGTGTAAATATTATAGTACTTTCACCTTTTGTTTTTTACAGAAAACAATGGCTGGATAAGTCACTTGGGTTGGGAATTTAAATAAGATTCTTTTGTCGTGACATTTTGtctgatattttttataatttcacgagctcatcttaaaaatattatttttactttgcaagtaaaatattatttttactttgCAAGTTAACTTCATTTGGATCACTCTCTACTTACGAAAATTAAAGTACTAAGAATTCATTGATTATAGTTAAGAATTAGAATGTGATCCTGTATAGCCCGCCTATGGCAGTCTCTGCTTTGTGCCGACAGCCTGTTTTATGTATAGGAATAGCAGATGCGATATCTGGTTGATTTTCGATGTTAAGTTTACTTTTTCAAAACTGGCCATTAAAAACTTTGGTTGGTTTGTCATATTAATTGCGCCAAATTCTATGTTCTGCTCCCAGTCTGGCCTAAGAAACTTCTTGTGTAAttatggaaaaattgaaagtttttcCATAGGAGATATCCATGcgtatttatttatgttatgttCTTGAAAGAACA harbors:
- the LOC131011895 gene encoding uncharacterized protein LOC131011895; the protein is MEQVIVALNRVASSNFVVNTFMGAIFCVLAGRSWAQGQTVRALEEENEALLKSNKQMKSTIWEWKQTLYAEAKANPKKALVPLSTLQTIYGDVVSPVPESAGEDDEEENPSKAKIII